The following coding sequences lie in one Flavobacterium sediminis genomic window:
- a CDS encoding T9SS type A sorting domain-containing protein encodes MKKLYLLSILFISTLSFGQNLAVNGGFENWTGGVVDSWTTIDPYITVEEELAFFTEGSKSAKFTVTTQTQADTDFRQTINVVAGTTYDVSFDVYQLDNESRARLYVDGYLNYSDDTLLNQWQTVTNTYTAATTGTIEIGLRFYDTSANWTGAGSIMYIDNFQFVAQSTPSIAITNPVDGSSTINTDVNIDLSIQNFNVATAGNGDGHISYTVDGGAAIMKYDVTPIALTGLSVGSHTVYAELVDDSDVAIIPAANATVTFDVVALNVVTDLAAMRADVIANGAGSYYQISSNPVISYSRSSRNQKYVQDASAGVLIDDNDGIMPYNDGTGSGPVQGDALSGLQGYTVDYNGVLEFIPIATATVASSGNSITPQVVTASDITSNIEAYESELVQINSATFADGDGTATFASGANYIANDGTDITFRTMFSEANYIGTVIPTTPQTLVVLVAEYNGTAQVVARNLADMPLETRSFDAVDGLTMYPNPVSGATLYINTTANTSKQVQVYDVLGKQVINATVSNNTLNVANLNSGIYIVKITEEGKTATRKLIVR; translated from the coding sequence ATGAAAAAACTTTACTTGTTATCTATTTTATTCATTTCAACTTTGTCTTTCGGACAAAATCTAGCTGTAAATGGAGGTTTTGAAAACTGGACAGGAGGAGTTGTTGATAGTTGGACTACTATTGACCCTTACATAACCGTTGAAGAAGAATTAGCTTTCTTTACTGAAGGCTCAAAATCTGCTAAATTCACAGTAACAACCCAAACTCAGGCTGATACTGATTTCCGCCAAACAATAAACGTTGTTGCAGGTACCACTTATGATGTTTCATTTGACGTTTATCAATTAGACAATGAATCAAGAGCAAGATTATATGTAGATGGCTATTTAAACTATAGTGATGACACTCTATTAAACCAATGGCAAACTGTAACTAATACTTATACTGCTGCAACTACAGGAACAATTGAAATAGGATTACGTTTTTATGACACATCAGCTAACTGGACTGGTGCTGGATCAATTATGTACATTGATAACTTCCAATTTGTAGCTCAATCAACTCCTAGTATCGCAATTACTAATCCAGTTGACGGTTCATCTACCATCAATACTGACGTTAATATTGACCTTAGTATTCAAAATTTTAATGTTGCTACTGCCGGGAATGGTGATGGACATATCAGTTACACTGTTGACGGAGGTGCAGCAATAATGAAATATGATGTTACTCCTATTGCCTTAACAGGTCTATCTGTTGGGTCACATACAGTTTATGCAGAATTAGTTGATGACTCAGATGTTGCAATTATTCCTGCCGCTAACGCTACAGTCACTTTTGACGTAGTTGCTTTAAATGTTGTTACTGATTTGGCAGCGATGAGAGCTGATGTCATTGCAAATGGAGCAGGAAGCTATTACCAAATTTCTTCTAATCCGGTTATCTCTTATTCAAGAAGCAGCAGAAATCAAAAATACGTTCAAGATGCCTCTGCAGGAGTTTTAATTGACGACAATGATGGTATTATGCCTTACAATGACGGAACAGGTTCCGGACCGGTTCAGGGTGATGCTTTATCCGGATTACAAGGATATACTGTTGACTATAACGGAGTTCTTGAATTTATCCCTATAGCAACAGCAACAGTTGCTTCTTCAGGAAACAGTATTACACCACAGGTTGTTACTGCATCTGACATTACAAGCAACATAGAGGCTTACGAAAGTGAATTAGTTCAGATCAACTCTGCTACTTTTGCAGATGGCGACGGTACTGCTACTTTTGCTTCAGGTGCTAACTATATCGCTAATGACGGTACAGATATTACTTTCAGAACAATGTTCTCTGAGGCTAATTACATCGGAACTGTTATACCTACTACTCCGCAAACACTTGTTGTTTTAGTAGCAGAATATAACGGAACAGCTCAGGTTGTTGCAAGAAACTTGGCTGATATGCCACTTGAAACTAGGTCTTTCGATGCTGTTGATGGTCTAACAATGTATCCTAATCCTGTTTCAGGAGCTACTCTATACATCAATACTACTGCTAATACTTCAAAACAAGTACAAGTATACGATGTTTTAGGAAAGCAAGTTATCAACGCTACAGTCTCAAACAACACTTTAAACGTTGCTAACTTAAATTCAGGTATTTACATTGTAAAGATCACTGAAGAAGGAAAAACAGCTACCAGAAAATTGATCGTAAGATAA
- a CDS encoding T9SS type A sorting domain-containing protein: MTKKYFYLILFILFFSLGSQAQENKSYTDNGTKQEQPAIDGLSIYPNPTNTGKIYITSKSSVEKRIEIFNVLGKKVLDVVLTSKEVNVSSLAPGVYIIKVKEGDASATRKLIIN; this comes from the coding sequence ATGACAAAAAAATACTTTTATCTTATCCTTTTTATACTTTTCTTTTCTTTGGGTTCTCAGGCACAGGAAAACAAAAGCTATACTGACAATGGCACAAAACAAGAACAGCCTGCTATTGACGGGTTATCTATATATCCAAACCCTACTAATACCGGAAAGATTTATATCACTTCTAAATCTTCTGTAGAAAAAAGAATTGAAATTTTTAACGTTTTAGGTAAAAAAGTATTAGATGTTGTTTTGACCTCTAAAGAAGTTAATGTGAGTAGTTTAGCACCGGGCGTTTATATTATAAAAGTAAAAGAAGGCGATGCCTCAGCCACCAGAAAATTGATCATCAATTAG
- a CDS encoding TonB-dependent receptor produces MKFKLILLLSFFSLLGFSQTGTVSGTILDKEYNDEPLPFANVSVKGTSKGASTDENGKYTINNLEPGNYTLVIGYVGYETKEIPFTLSAGETKVINETLAASGVQLKDIVVQATVSKEKETALLMEQQKAIEMKQAIGAEELSRKGVSDATAAVTKTTGVSKQEGVKNVFVRGLGDRYNSTSLNGLPLPSEDPRYKNIALSFFTTDIIKNINVNKTFSADLNGDVAGANIDIASKELEKSKVFSISAGTGFNTNALNNQLLVADGYNYFGFLENGKEAPINSLNSNAFDTKFKPLEKNNVINTNFSLSGGGKIHFSDTKSLSLFAVVLSTSDFSYRSGKTGSVNSTGGSIQNLAFKRTDYSATQTALGNIKYKFGSGRSIAINSLYIHDNKQFVGDFTGFSRSVNDNSDATNSFIRRQQLNNNNLFVNQILFDYEFSTKFSLNISTGYNMIRGSEPDRKTNSYDFINGQYVVATNSSVLNHRYFSTLDENDYSAKAEGKYTLNPDSELKQVITVGGNIRKTERDFSAIQFNYNFFTNTNIVDIDNPDAVFNQENLDNGVYDLRTGRGYGSNAFVPYTYNVTRDNYAGYAQILYPFNEKLTVQAGARFESIQQKINWDTNISSSVNDLTVNPAEINKTYILPSLNAKYSLNEKNAIRLAASQTYTMPQFKENAPFLYEDVTFNEFGNPDLVPSTNINFDLKYDWYIANGELFSIGGFYKNIQDPINRIRVASAANEFSFVNTGTAFATGVEVELRKNIIKSESEVRNNNLSFGLNASYLYSEQKLVDTDKDRLTVLFTNSKSKLEGATPLLINSDLSYNFKTNENDLTSTLVFNYFYDKVYSIGTSDNQNIIEKTVPTLDFVNKFTFKDKKLTMNLGVKNILNPRFRFTQETTDGTTTTESLVQSYRKGLFVTFGLNWNL; encoded by the coding sequence ATGAAATTTAAATTAATATTATTACTGTCATTCTTTTCCCTATTAGGGTTCTCGCAAACCGGAACCGTTTCAGGTACTATTCTGGACAAAGAATATAATGACGAACCATTACCTTTTGCTAATGTGTCTGTTAAAGGAACAAGTAAAGGCGCCTCTACTGACGAAAACGGGAAATACACTATTAACAATTTAGAACCGGGCAACTATACTTTGGTAATCGGTTATGTAGGTTACGAAACTAAAGAAATTCCTTTTACACTAAGTGCAGGTGAGACAAAAGTTATCAACGAAACTTTAGCCGCAAGCGGTGTACAATTAAAAGATATTGTAGTTCAGGCTACTGTAAGCAAAGAAAAAGAGACCGCTCTTTTGATGGAACAACAAAAAGCTATTGAAATGAAACAGGCTATTGGAGCCGAAGAGCTTTCCAGAAAAGGAGTTAGTGATGCCACTGCTGCCGTTACTAAAACCACAGGAGTTTCTAAACAAGAAGGCGTAAAAAATGTTTTCGTAAGAGGTTTAGGTGACCGTTATAACTCTACATCTTTAAATGGCTTACCACTACCTTCTGAAGATCCGCGATATAAGAATATAGCTTTAAGTTTTTTTACAACAGATATTATTAAAAACATTAATGTAAATAAAACTTTCAGTGCCGACTTAAACGGAGATGTTGCCGGAGCAAATATTGACATTGCCTCAAAAGAATTAGAAAAAAGTAAAGTTTTCAGCATTTCTGCTGGAACAGGTTTTAACACTAATGCTCTGAACAACCAACTTTTAGTTGCTGATGGTTATAACTATTTCGGTTTTTTAGAAAATGGTAAAGAAGCTCCTATCAACTCTTTAAACTCAAATGCGTTTGACACTAAATTTAAACCTTTAGAAAAAAATAATGTTATTAATACGAACTTCTCTTTAAGTGGTGGTGGAAAAATTCATTTTTCAGATACTAAGAGCTTATCTTTATTTGCCGTTGTTTTATCAACCAGCGACTTCTCTTATAGATCAGGAAAAACAGGCTCTGTAAATTCAACAGGAGGCTCAATACAGAATTTAGCTTTTAAAAGAACTGACTATTCAGCAACACAAACCGCTTTAGGAAACATTAAATACAAATTCGGTTCTGGAAGAAGTATTGCCATAAACTCTTTATATATCCACGACAACAAGCAATTTGTTGGTGATTTTACTGGTTTTTCCAGAAGCGTAAATGACAATAGTGATGCTACAAATTCTTTTATCAGAAGACAACAGCTAAACAACAATAACTTATTTGTTAATCAAATTTTATTCGACTACGAATTCTCTACTAAGTTCAGCTTAAATATAAGTACTGGTTACAACATGATTAGAGGTTCTGAACCGGATCGTAAAACCAACTCATATGATTTCATTAATGGTCAATATGTTGTAGCGACCAACTCTTCTGTATTAAACCATCGTTATTTTTCAACATTAGATGAAAATGATTATTCTGCAAAGGCTGAAGGAAAATATACTCTTAACCCTGATAGTGAATTGAAACAAGTAATAACTGTTGGCGGAAATATCAGAAAAACAGAAAGAGATTTCAGTGCAATCCAGTTCAACTATAACTTCTTTACAAATACTAATATTGTAGACATTGATAATCCAGATGCTGTTTTTAATCAAGAAAATTTAGATAACGGAGTATATGACCTAAGAACAGGTAGAGGATATGGGAGCAACGCTTTTGTACCGTACACTTATAATGTAACCAGAGATAATTATGCTGGTTATGCTCAGATTTTATACCCTTTCAACGAAAAATTAACAGTACAAGCTGGTGCCCGTTTTGAGTCAATTCAACAAAAAATCAATTGGGATACTAACATTTCAAGTAGTGTAAACGATTTAACTGTTAATCCGGCTGAAATCAATAAAACTTACATACTCCCTAGTTTAAATGCAAAATATTCTTTAAACGAGAAAAATGCTATCCGTTTAGCTGCTAGCCAGACTTACACTATGCCACAATTTAAAGAAAATGCACCATTCTTATACGAAGATGTAACATTTAATGAATTCGGTAATCCTGATCTAGTTCCGTCAACTAACATTAATTTTGATTTAAAATACGACTGGTACATTGCTAATGGTGAACTATTCTCAATAGGAGGTTTTTACAAAAACATTCAAGATCCTATCAACAGAATCAGGGTCGCTTCTGCTGCAAATGAGTTCTCTTTCGTAAATACAGGAACTGCATTTGCTACAGGGGTTGAAGTAGAACTACGCAAAAACATCATTAAATCTGAAAGTGAAGTTAGAAACAACAACTTATCATTCGGCTTGAACGCATCCTATTTATATTCAGAACAAAAATTAGTTGATACTGACAAAGATCGCTTAACCGTTCTGTTTACTAACAGTAAAAGTAAGTTAGAAGGAGCTACTCCTTTGTTGATTAATTCTGACTTAAGTTATAATTTTAAAACAAATGAAAATGACTTAACCTCAACTTTGGTATTCAACTATTTCTATGATAAAGTTTACTCTATCGGAACTTCAGACAACCAAAACATCATTGAAAAAACAGTTCCAACCTTAGACTTTGTCAACAAATTTACATTTAAAGACAAAAAACTCACTATGAATTTAGGTGTTAAAAACATTTTAAACCCTAGGTTCAGATTTACTCAAGAGACTACAGACGGTACAACAACGACGGAATCATTAGTTCAAAGCTACAGAAAAGGACTGTTTGTAACTTTTGGTTTGAACTGGAATTTATAA
- a CDS encoding sensor histidine kinase, with translation MTVNFKKSYKFALKSSTYITLFSFGVLYIFNYYFLKVSLWYIVLYAIMLFIFSFFVLQFRVEHFIYRRVKKIYDDVSLLENVSFRNQPVTTDMATLTKEVQKFARDKKLEIETLKIREEYRREFLGNVSHELKTPLFTVQGYLLTLLDGAMDDKNIRKKYLQRAEKGVERLIYIVKDLDMITKLETGDLNLNLSEFNIIEVIQNVFDLLEMRAAKKHITLTFDTHYKHPIKVIADQEKIQQVITNLVVNSIKYGKEGGTTEVSIEDLVSNKAIIRITDNGEGIEKHHISRLFERFYRVDKSGARSEGGSGLGLAIVKHIIEGHNEKIYVESEFGVGSEFSFTLEKAK, from the coding sequence ATGACAGTTAATTTTAAGAAATCATACAAATTCGCTCTTAAATCCTCAACTTACATAACTTTATTTTCTTTTGGTGTATTATACATCTTTAATTACTACTTTTTAAAAGTGAGTTTATGGTATATTGTATTATATGCTATAATGCTTTTTATTTTTTCCTTTTTTGTACTGCAATTCAGAGTGGAGCACTTTATTTACAGAAGAGTGAAAAAAATATATGATGATGTATCATTATTAGAGAATGTCTCTTTTCGCAATCAGCCAGTAACAACAGATATGGCTACATTGACAAAAGAAGTTCAGAAATTTGCACGTGATAAAAAACTGGAGATTGAAACCTTAAAGATCAGAGAAGAATACCGAAGGGAATTTCTGGGCAACGTTTCTCATGAACTAAAAACGCCTTTGTTTACCGTACAGGGATATTTACTGACCTTACTTGACGGGGCTATGGATGACAAGAACATTCGCAAGAAATATTTACAGCGAGCGGAAAAAGGAGTTGAAAGGTTGATCTATATTGTGAAAGATTTAGATATGATCACTAAATTAGAAACAGGAGATTTGAACTTAAATCTTTCTGAATTCAATATCATTGAAGTGATTCAGAATGTTTTTGATTTGCTTGAAATGCGCGCTGCTAAAAAACACATCACGCTTACCTTTGATACTCATTATAAACATCCGATTAAAGTTATTGCTGATCAGGAAAAAATCCAACAAGTCATCACTAACTTAGTGGTAAATTCTATAAAATACGGGAAAGAAGGAGGAACGACAGAGGTGAGTATTGAAGATCTTGTGAGTAATAAAGCAATTATCCGAATTACAGATAATGGGGAAGGAATTGAAAAACACCATATTTCCAGATTGTTTGAGCGCTTCTATCGTGTTGATAAAAGCGGGGCAAGAAGCGAAGGAGGTTCCGGTTTAGGTCTGGCCATCGTAAAGCACATCATAGAAGGACATAATGAAAAGATCTATGTAGAAAGTGAATTTGGTGTTGGCTCAGAATTTTCATTTACCTTAGAAAAGGCGAAATAA
- a CDS encoding glycosyltransferase, protein METKKKILVAPLNWGLGHATRCIPIIKALQSNGFEPIIASDGVALSLLQKEFPELLHLELPSYNIRYAEKGKNFKWKMLAQVPQIVSAIQNERDTVAKWVEEYGINGIISDNRLGVHHKRIPSVFITHQLTVLTGSTSWITTKLHHFYIKKFNECWIPDVAGTPNLTGKLGHLSNTSLKHLRYIGPLSRLHKRVVEPKYDVMVILSGPEPQRTFLEEKLQLEFKDYNKPVLFIKGRIEKEQSIHIEKNITYYNFMNSEQLELAFNQSDKIVCRSGYTTVMDLAQLGKKAFFIPTPGQYEQEYLAKKYKAEGIAPSCKQEKFTVDKIEKIPLYRGLQNFSTTISWTELFRLF, encoded by the coding sequence TTGGAAACAAAAAAGAAAATTTTAGTTGCTCCTTTAAACTGGGGATTAGGTCATGCTACCCGTTGTATACCTATCATTAAAGCACTGCAAAGTAACGGATTTGAACCGATAATCGCATCTGACGGTGTAGCCTTGTCTTTACTACAAAAAGAATTTCCTGAATTATTACATTTAGAGCTTCCTTCTTACAATATTCGCTATGCGGAAAAAGGGAAAAATTTTAAATGGAAAATGTTAGCTCAGGTTCCGCAAATTGTTTCTGCCATCCAGAACGAAAGAGACACAGTAGCCAAGTGGGTTGAAGAATATGGAATAAACGGCATTATTTCAGATAACAGATTAGGAGTACATCACAAAAGGATCCCCTCTGTTTTTATAACCCATCAATTAACCGTTTTAACCGGATCAACTTCCTGGATTACGACCAAATTACATCATTTTTATATCAAAAAATTTAATGAATGCTGGATCCCTGATGTTGCCGGAACACCAAACTTAACGGGAAAACTGGGACATTTAAGCAATACTTCTTTAAAACATTTACGTTATATAGGTCCGCTTAGTCGTTTACACAAACGAGTTGTGGAACCAAAGTATGATGTTATGGTTATTCTTTCAGGACCTGAACCACAAAGAACCTTTCTGGAAGAAAAGCTACAACTTGAATTCAAAGATTATAATAAACCGGTACTCTTTATTAAAGGTCGCATTGAAAAGGAACAATCTATTCATATAGAAAAGAACATTACGTACTATAATTTCATGAATAGTGAGCAACTGGAACTTGCTTTTAATCAAAGTGACAAAATCGTATGTCGTTCAGGTTATACTACAGTAATGGATTTAGCTCAACTGGGTAAAAAAGCTTTTTTCATCCCGACTCCCGGACAATACGAACAAGAGTATTTGGCAAAGAAATATAAAGCTGAAGGGATTGCTCCAAGTTGTAAACAAGAAAAATTCACCGTAGATAAAATAGAAAAAATCCCCTTATACAGAGGATTACAAAATTTTTCAACGACTATTAGTTGGACTGAATTATTTCGCCTTTTCTAA
- the trmB gene encoding tRNA (guanosine(46)-N7)-methyltransferase TrmB, with protein sequence MGSKNKLKRFRENETFDNVVQPTRDEVVSGNLPYKGKWRTDFFKNDNPIVLELGCGKGEYSVGLAQLFPDKNFIGVDIKGARFWRGAKTAVEDSIHNVGFLRTQIELIDHCFAENEVDEIWITFPDPQIKYKRTKHRMTNTEFLQRYKRILKPDGIMHLKTDSEFMHGYTLGLLHGEGHEVLYANHNIYRNEGAPAEVTGIQTFYESQYLEQNKPITYIKFKLK encoded by the coding sequence GTGGGGAGTAAAAACAAACTAAAACGCTTTAGAGAAAACGAAACATTTGACAATGTAGTACAACCGACTCGGGATGAGGTGGTTTCAGGAAATTTACCTTATAAAGGGAAATGGAGAACCGACTTTTTCAAGAATGATAATCCGATTGTTTTAGAATTGGGTTGTGGAAAAGGAGAATATTCTGTTGGTTTAGCCCAATTGTTTCCGGATAAAAATTTTATCGGCGTCGATATAAAGGGAGCACGTTTTTGGCGTGGTGCAAAAACGGCCGTAGAAGATAGCATTCATAATGTAGGCTTTCTTCGTACTCAAATTGAACTGATTGACCATTGTTTTGCTGAGAATGAAGTAGATGAAATATGGATCACTTTTCCGGATCCGCAAATTAAATACAAGCGAACTAAGCATCGGATGACCAATACAGAGTTCTTGCAACGCTATAAAAGAATATTGAAACCGGATGGAATCATGCATCTGAAAACCGATAGCGAATTCATGCATGGATATACTTTGGGATTATTACACGGTGAAGGACATGAGGTTTTGTATGCAAATCATAATATTTACAGGAACGAAGGCGCTCCGGCTGAAGTAACCGGAATTCAAACTTTTTATGAAAGTCAGTATTTGGAACAGAATAAACCGATAACCTATATTAAATTTAAACTGAAATAG
- a CDS encoding LysE family transporter, which translates to MELVIAFLAGFVIAAIGIVAPGMLNMTIARLSVEESKKQALLFALGSVVIVFFQSFVGTYFAKFLDTNPHVTEMLKKFGTVIFILLTFFFIYNGIKAKKKENINVEVKDKRNRFLFGVTLSSLNMFAVPYYAVMGLMLASKDLFHFSILEIISFSLAASIGTFAIFYIYAVFFKKIEHKVTLLSKNINFFIAIVTGIVAITSLIKILS; encoded by the coding sequence ATGGAGTTGGTAATAGCTTTTTTAGCAGGATTTGTAATTGCAGCAATAGGAATTGTTGCCCCCGGAATGTTGAACATGACCATTGCCCGTTTGAGCGTGGAGGAAAGCAAAAAACAAGCGCTGCTATTTGCCTTAGGCTCAGTAGTAATTGTTTTTTTTCAAAGCTTTGTCGGAACCTATTTTGCTAAATTTCTGGATACCAACCCACATGTGACGGAAATGTTGAAAAAATTTGGAACGGTTATTTTTATTTTACTGACGTTCTTTTTCATTTATAATGGCATTAAAGCAAAAAAGAAAGAAAATATTAATGTGGAAGTAAAGGACAAACGCAACCGCTTTTTATTCGGGGTAACGTTGTCATCCTTAAACATGTTTGCTGTTCCGTATTATGCTGTAATGGGATTAATGTTGGCTTCAAAAGATTTGTTCCATTTCTCTATTCTTGAGATCATCAGCTTTTCTTTAGCAGCCAGTATCGGAACTTTTGCGATTTTCTATATCTATGCCGTATTCTTTAAAAAAATAGAACATAAGGTAACGTTACTTTCAAAGAATATTAATTTTTTTATAGCTATTGTCACAGGGATAGTCGCTATAACCTCTCTTATTAAAATACTTTCTTAA
- a CDS encoding MGMT family protein translates to MAKPKELSFFEKVYEIVRQIPYGKVTSYGAIARTIGSPQSSRMVGYAMNASHGMDDVPAHRVVNRNGMLTGKHHFEGTNLMQQLLESEGIKVVNNKIVDFDKHFWEPDL, encoded by the coding sequence ATGGCAAAGCCAAAAGAATTAAGCTTTTTTGAAAAGGTTTACGAGATTGTTCGTCAGATTCCTTACGGGAAAGTAACTTCTTATGGCGCAATTGCCAGAACTATCGGTTCGCCACAATCTTCCAGAATGGTAGGCTATGCAATGAATGCTTCTCATGGTATGGACGATGTTCCGGCTCATAGAGTAGTAAACCGGAACGGAATGCTTACCGGCAAACATCATTTTGAAGGAACTAATCTGATGCAGCAACTATTAGAGTCTGAAGGAATAAAAGTAGTGAACAATAAAATTGTAGATTTTGACAAACATTTTTGGGAACCGGATCTGTAA
- a CDS encoding sensor histidine kinase gives MIKRFDIFIRLLLVLLCLAGSFFLFQKEYHYTALLFLIIALGLFLELLSFISSIFEFYDKTILSILNKDFSADFKSKKYQGFYTNLFVLYEQLKSSQKEQITKDTIYHSIFNTIETGVLILEKKESDWQVTLMNDYFSHHFKAPKVSKWSYLNQYLPALCEIIEEHHFSDFKTPLQIRVDKQDYQTFILQTAQSKIYNKEYYIVLLDSIQKVIEKKEKEAWINLMKVISHELMNSLTPIHALAQNLQETTLQDTLSQEDISDIKESVGTISNRTRHLQQFVENYRKLAALPSPKKEKIALQELLKNSLQIMQPLLKKEQIAVSNEIGFDRWISVDRQQLEQVLINLLTNSIYALADKTNKQITLSGEVKEKRLFIYITDTGKGIEKEIEDKIFLPFFTTRKEGAGIGLTLSKNIIEAHGGYLTFESNENETKFTICLLE, from the coding sequence ATGATTAAACGATTTGACATTTTCATTCGTTTGCTTTTGGTCTTGCTTTGTTTAGCAGGCAGTTTCTTTTTGTTTCAAAAAGAATACCATTACACTGCATTACTGTTCCTTATTATTGCTCTCGGGTTATTTTTAGAATTATTATCTTTTATCAGTTCTATCTTTGAATTTTATGACAAAACCATTTTGTCTATTCTGAACAAAGATTTTTCAGCCGATTTTAAAAGTAAAAAATACCAGGGATTCTATACTAATTTATTTGTCCTGTACGAACAATTAAAGTCTTCTCAAAAAGAGCAAATCACAAAAGACACCATTTATCATTCTATTTTTAACACCATTGAAACCGGAGTACTCATCTTAGAAAAAAAAGAATCCGATTGGCAGGTCACTTTAATGAATGATTATTTTTCTCATCATTTTAAAGCTCCTAAAGTTTCTAAATGGAGTTACCTCAACCAATATCTTCCGGCATTGTGTGAAATTATTGAAGAGCATCATTTTTCTGATTTTAAGACTCCCTTGCAAATACGTGTGGACAAACAGGATTACCAGACATTCATTTTACAAACAGCTCAAAGCAAGATCTATAACAAAGAGTATTATATTGTTTTGCTGGATTCTATTCAAAAGGTAATTGAGAAGAAAGAAAAAGAAGCCTGGATCAACCTGATGAAGGTGATTTCACACGAGTTAATGAACTCACTGACTCCTATTCATGCTTTAGCACAAAACTTACAGGAAACAACCTTGCAAGACACCCTTTCCCAAGAAGATATCAGTGACATTAAAGAAAGTGTTGGCACAATCAGCAACAGGACTCGTCATTTGCAACAGTTTGTTGAAAATTATCGCAAACTGGCGGCTTTACCTTCGCCTAAAAAGGAAAAGATTGCGCTACAAGAATTATTGAAGAACAGTCTTCAAATTATGCAGCCGCTACTTAAAAAAGAGCAAATCGCCGTCTCTAACGAAATTGGCTTTGATCGCTGGATTTCGGTTGACAGACAACAACTGGAACAGGTTTTGATCAATTTACTAACGAACAGCATTTATGCCCTTGCTGATAAAACAAACAAACAAATTACACTCTCGGGTGAAGTAAAAGAGAAAAGACTGTTCATTTACATTACCGATACCGGAAAAGGAATTGAAAAGGAAATTGAAGACAAAATCTTTTTACCGTTTTTTACCACTCGTAAAGAAGGAGCCGGAATTGGTTTAACACTTTCAAAAAATATCATTGAAGCTCACGGTGGTTACCTTACGTTTGAAAGCAATGAAAATGAGACTAAATTTACAATCTGTCTTTTGGAATAA